From Priestia filamentosa, a single genomic window includes:
- a CDS encoding DMT family transporter, whose translation MQKETREKFGLLLGLAGVICFSLTLPSTSIAVEYFGTTFVGLGRTVVAAILVAVVLIVRKEKLPSLHQFKSLFVVAFGAVLGFPLLTSWAMESLPVSHGAVEVALLPLATAGFAMFRGGEIPSLKFWISSVIGSLAVIIYALHLGFGGLQFADLALLASVLILGLSYAEGGRLAKELGSWQVIAWAIMIGAPFFIVPVGLNLTTEMIHAPIHAWVSFIYLAVVSQFLAYVAWYSGMTMGGIARVSQIQYLQPFLMILFATVFLDESITFFTLLIAVIVVFSVILGKNAPVAKKRTSLDKN comes from the coding sequence ATGCAGAAAGAAACCAGAGAGAAATTTGGATTATTATTAGGGTTAGCAGGCGTCATTTGTTTTAGCTTAACGCTCCCTTCTACAAGCATTGCAGTAGAGTATTTTGGGACTACATTCGTCGGTTTAGGAAGAACAGTGGTTGCCGCGATTTTAGTAGCTGTCGTATTGATTGTTCGAAAAGAAAAACTACCTTCTCTTCACCAATTCAAAAGTCTATTTGTTGTTGCCTTTGGTGCAGTTCTGGGATTTCCTCTCCTCACTTCTTGGGCAATGGAATCTTTGCCTGTTTCTCATGGTGCTGTGGAAGTAGCCCTGTTACCATTAGCAACAGCTGGATTTGCTATGTTTAGAGGAGGTGAAATTCCCTCACTCAAATTTTGGATTTCAAGTGTAATTGGTTCTTTAGCTGTTATTATATATGCTCTTCATCTTGGATTTGGGGGATTACAATTTGCTGATTTAGCTTTACTTGCATCCGTGCTCATACTTGGACTTAGTTACGCAGAAGGTGGGAGATTAGCAAAAGAATTAGGTAGCTGGCAAGTTATTGCTTGGGCAATTATGATCGGTGCTCCATTTTTTATTGTTCCAGTTGGGCTAAACCTGACAACTGAAATGATTCATGCTCCAATACATGCGTGGGTTAGTTTTATTTATCTCGCAGTGGTCAGTCAATTTCTAGCATATGTTGCTTGGTATAGCGGAATGACTATGGGCGGAATAGCAAGAGTTAGTCAGATTCAATATTTACAACCATTTTTAATGATCCTATTTGCAACCGTATTTCTAGATGAATCCATCACATTTTTCACTCTTTTAATAGCAGTAATTGTTGTCTTTTCTGTAATATTAGGTAAAAATGCTCCCGTAGCAAAAAAGAGAACCTCATTAGATAAAAACTAA